The genomic window CTGGTGGTGGTGTTGCATTAATTCGCGTAGCAGGAAAAATTAGTAATTTAACAGGCGATAATGAAGATCAAAATGTAGGTATTAAAGTTGCATTACGTGCAATGGAATCTCCACTTCGTCAAATTGTTATTAATGCTGGTGAAGAAGCTTCTGTAATTGCTAATAATGTAAAAGCATGTGAAGGTAGTTATGGTTATAATGCTTATACTGAAGAATATGGTGATATGATTTCAATGGGTATATTAGATCCAACTAAAGTCACCCGTTCAGCTTTACAATATGCAGCTTCTGTAGCTGGTTTAATGATTACTACTGAATGTATGATCACTGATTTACCAAAAGGTGAAACACCAGATTTAAATAATTCTGGTGGTATGGGCGGTGGTATGGGCGGTGGTATGGGTGGTATGGGCGGTATGATGTAATCATCACCATATTTACTTATTAAAAAATATAATTAACATTTTATATTATTTATAATATAATTTTAAAATAAAAAACACCTTGTGAATATTTTATTTATAAGGTGTTTTTTAATAAAAATTTCATTTAAAATATATTATATATTTATTCATATATTATCAAAATAAAATTTAAAATTTAAATAATTAATTAATTATTTAAATTTTAAATTAAAATATTATAAGGTTTTTATGACAAATTATTCTAGTAATGATTTTCGTGCAGATATGAAAATTATTTTTGAAGGTGAACCATATAAAATTGAATCCAGTGAATTTGTTAAGCCTGGTAAAGGACAAGCTTTTACACGTGTAAAAATGAGACGTATATTAACTGGAACACGTTTAGAAAAAACTTTTAAATCTACTGCTTTTTTTAAAAAAGCTGATATAATTGATCTTTATATGAATTATTTATATTATGATAATAATTTTTATTATTTTATGCACCCAATTACATTTGAACAATATCAAATTAATAAAAAAATTATTTCTAATAAAGAAATTTGGTTACAAGATAACGTTAAATATATGATAACATTATGGAATAAAAATCCTATTTTTATTCAAATACCTAATTTTATTAAAGCAAAAATTATTAATACTCATCCTAATTTTAAAGGTGATACTATTAAAAACAATAATAAATTAGCTACTTTAAATACTGGTTTTGTAATTAAAGTACCACTCTTTATTCAAATAGGTGAAATAATTCGTATTGATACTCGTAATGGAGAATATATTTC from Serratia symbiotica includes these protein-coding regions:
- the efp gene encoding Elongation factor P → MTNYSSNDFRADMKIIFEGEPYKIESSEFVKPGKGQAFTRVKMRRILTGTRLEKTFKSTAFFKKADIIDLYMNYLYYDNNFYYFMHPITFEQYQINKKIISNKEIWLQDNVKYMITLWNKNPIFIQIPNFIKAKIINTHPNFKGDTIKNNNKLATLNTGFVIKVPLFIQIGEIIRIDTRNGEYISRVK